From Mus musculus strain C57BL/6J chromosome 8, GRCm38.p6 C57BL/6J, a single genomic window includes:
- the Clec3a gene encoding C-type lectin domain family 3 member A precursor translates to MAKNGLVLCILVVSLLLDQTDGYPSRMKARKHSKRRVKAKDDDLKSQVEKLWREVNALKEMQALQTVCLRGTKVHKKCYLASEGLKHYHEANEDCISKGGTLVVPRNSDEINALRDYGKRSLPGVNDFWLGINDMVTEGKFLDVHGFAVSFLNWDRAQPSGGKRENCVLFSQSAQGKWSDEACRSSKRYICEFIIP, encoded by the exons ATGGCAAAGAACGGACTTGTCCTTTGTATCCTGGTGGTCAGCTTACTCCTGGACCAGACCGACGGCTACCCATCTCGAATGAAAGCCAGGAAACACAGCAAACGCCGCGTGAAAG CAAAGGATGACGACCTGAAATCTCAAGTTGAAAAGCTGTGGCGGGAAGTCAACGCCTTGAAGGAGATGCAAGCTCTGCAGACAG TCTGTCTCCGAGGCACCAAAGTTCATAAGAAGTGCTACCTTGCTTCAGAAGGCCTCAAGCATTACCACGAAGCCAACGAAGACTGCATTTCCAAGGGAGGGACCCTGGTTGTCCCCAGGAATTCCGACGAAATCAATGCCCTTCGAGACTATGGTAAGAGGAGTCTGCCAGGTGTCAATGACTTTTGGCTAGGCATAAATGACATGGTCACAGAAGGCAAGTTCCTCGATGTCCACGGATTCGCTGTCTCCTTCCTCAACTGGGACCGTGCCCAGCCAAGTGGTGGCAAGCGGGAAAACTGTGTCCTGTTCTCCCAGTCAGCTCAGGGGAAATGGAGCGACGAAGCCTGTCGCAGTAGCAAGCGATACATATGTGAGTTTATCATCCCATAA